The following are encoded in a window of Sutcliffiella horikoshii genomic DNA:
- a CDS encoding transporter substrate-binding domain-containing protein — MKKWFLYSLISILVVGLLSACGTSGNGDETSGEGEDGKKVLVMGTSADYPPFEYIDTEVGEEIIGFDVDLAKAITEELGYELKVQDMDFGSLITAMKSGNIDLILAGMTPTEERAEQVDFTDVYYTANHMIVSLKDSNITSLEDLEGKTVGVQMGSIQYDKAEEIAEEVNITIENRDRIPQIVQDLKTGRFDAAIIEDTVMKGFMEKDEDLTGFTLESDEEGSAIALPKGSELTEEFNRVLKEMEENGEMEKLINKWFGGEEE; from the coding sequence GTGAAAAAATGGTTTTTGTATTCATTAATTAGTATTTTAGTAGTAGGCTTATTGTCAGCTTGTGGAACATCCGGTAATGGAGATGAAACGAGTGGAGAAGGTGAAGATGGAAAGAAAGTACTGGTAATGGGAACTTCCGCTGACTACCCTCCATTTGAGTACATTGATACGGAAGTTGGAGAAGAAATTATCGGTTTTGATGTGGATCTTGCAAAAGCTATTACAGAAGAACTTGGTTACGAATTGAAAGTTCAAGATATGGACTTTGGAAGTTTAATTACCGCGATGAAATCAGGTAACATCGATCTTATCTTGGCTGGTATGACACCGACAGAAGAGCGTGCTGAGCAAGTTGATTTTACAGATGTATATTATACAGCGAATCACATGATTGTTTCATTGAAAGATAGCAATATTACTAGTTTGGAAGATTTAGAAGGTAAAACGGTTGGGGTTCAAATGGGATCCATCCAGTATGATAAAGCGGAAGAAATTGCGGAAGAAGTGAATATTACTATTGAAAACCGAGACCGCATCCCACAAATTGTTCAAGATTTAAAAACGGGCCGTTTTGATGCAGCCATCATTGAAGATACAGTTATGAAAGGCTTTATGGAAAAAGATGAAGACCTTACTGGTTTTACACTTGAGTCTGATGAAGAAGGATCTGCCATTGCCCTTCCAAAAGGCAGCGAATTAACGGAGGAGTTCAACCGTGTTCTAAAAGAGATGGAAGAGAACGGTGAGATGGAAAAGTTAATCAACAAATGGTTTGGTGGAGAAGAAGAATAA
- a CDS encoding amino acid ABC transporter permease, whose amino-acid sequence MDFILAGVKVTLQVVSLAGILGFIIGTLLALCKIGRIKLLRILADIYTSIFRGTPLVLQLMLIFFGLPQAIGITLEPVTAAILAFGLNSGAYISEVIRAGIMAVDKGQREAAMALGVPYRQMMKDIILPQALKNILPALMNEYITLTKESAIVTVIGVMDVMRRSFMTASSTYAYLEAFIFAGLIYYVLVMILTLIGKLIERRMRRYD is encoded by the coding sequence ATGGATTTTATTCTTGCGGGTGTGAAGGTAACGCTTCAAGTCGTATCACTTGCAGGGATACTAGGTTTTATCATCGGAACGCTATTGGCTTTATGTAAGATTGGTAGAATTAAACTACTTAGAATTTTAGCGGATATTTATACATCCATATTTCGAGGAACACCGCTTGTTCTTCAATTAATGCTAATATTTTTTGGATTACCACAAGCAATTGGCATCACGCTTGAACCGGTCACTGCTGCCATTCTAGCTTTCGGGTTAAACTCTGGGGCCTATATCTCGGAAGTTATCCGTGCAGGAATAATGGCGGTTGACAAAGGGCAGAGAGAAGCAGCCATGGCACTTGGCGTACCCTATCGCCAAATGATGAAAGACATCATTTTACCGCAAGCACTGAAAAACATTTTACCAGCACTTATGAATGAATATATTACACTTACTAAAGAATCAGCCATTGTTACAGTTATCGGGGTAATGGACGTTATGAGGCGTTCTTTTATGACAGCATCGAGTACTTATGCATATTTGGAAGCATTCATTTTCGCTGGACTTATTTATTATGTGTTAGTAATGATACTCACGTTAATTGGCAAGCTCATTGAAAGGAGAATGAGACGCTATGATTAA
- a CDS encoding amino acid ABC transporter ATP-binding protein, which yields MIKIEDLHKSFGKLEVLKGISTQIKEGEVVAIIGPSGSGKSTLLRCMNLLEEPTSGHIWIKDQDVANKKTNINKVRQNLGMVFQHFHLFPHKTVLENLTYAPVSVKGVSKKEAEAKGMDLLAKVGLAEKAKEYPNRLSGGQKQRVAIARALAMDPEVMLFDEPTSALDPEMVKEVLEVMKALAHTGMTMAIVTHEMGFAREVADRVLFLDDGMLVEDAPPAEFFTAPKTERAKVFLEKML from the coding sequence ATGATTAAAATAGAAGATTTGCATAAATCCTTTGGCAAGCTGGAGGTGTTAAAGGGGATTTCTACACAAATTAAAGAAGGGGAAGTAGTGGCCATCATCGGGCCTTCGGGGTCTGGGAAATCCACTTTGCTTCGCTGTATGAATCTATTGGAAGAGCCAACTTCCGGTCACATTTGGATTAAAGACCAGGATGTTGCAAATAAGAAAACCAACATCAATAAAGTACGTCAAAATTTGGGAATGGTATTTCAGCACTTTCATCTTTTCCCTCATAAGACGGTTCTGGAAAACTTAACGTATGCTCCGGTTTCTGTAAAAGGAGTGTCGAAAAAGGAAGCGGAAGCGAAAGGAATGGACTTGCTCGCAAAAGTGGGGCTAGCTGAGAAAGCGAAGGAATATCCTAATCGCCTGTCTGGTGGACAGAAGCAACGTGTTGCGATTGCCCGAGCTCTTGCGATGGATCCGGAGGTTATGTTGTTTGACGAACCAACTTCCGCTTTGGATCCGGAGATGGTAAAAGAGGTACTTGAAGTAATGAAAGCACTGGCGCATACAGGGATGACGATGGCCATTGTGACACATGAAATGGGCTTTGCCCGTGAAGTGGCAGACCGCGTATTGTTCCTTGATGATGGAATGTTGGTAGAGGATGCGCCGCCTGCAGAGTTTTTTACAGCTCCGAAGACCGAGCGAGCGAAAGTGTTTTTGGAGAAGATGTTGTAG
- a CDS encoding RNA polymerase sigma factor, translating to MDFTTLYKVHYDRVFQVSFAVIRDRQLAEDIVQETFIKAYKKMDSLQDGDKVGAWLCVIATRTAIDFVRRERKNRGCPMELDVLDCLGKEAVHNVAAEVEVKLLKEILDEKMEDFSKEDKKLLVLKMERGLKEREIANALEMNPATVKSKIHRARRKLKERMAVELSA from the coding sequence GTGGATTTCACGACATTATATAAGGTGCATTATGACAGAGTGTTTCAAGTGAGTTTCGCCGTTATTCGCGACCGTCAGTTGGCTGAAGACATTGTGCAGGAAACCTTCATTAAGGCGTATAAGAAGATGGATAGTTTGCAAGATGGTGATAAAGTTGGTGCTTGGCTTTGCGTGATTGCAACGAGAACAGCGATTGATTTTGTTAGACGAGAGAGAAAAAACAGAGGATGTCCGATGGAGTTAGATGTGTTAGATTGTCTAGGAAAAGAAGCAGTTCATAATGTTGCAGCAGAAGTGGAAGTGAAATTGCTGAAAGAAATTCTAGATGAAAAGATGGAAGACTTTTCAAAGGAAGACAAGAAACTGCTCGTCCTTAAAATGGAAAGAGGATTAAAGGAGCGGGAAATTGCTAATGCTTTGGAAATGAATCCAGCTACAGTGAAATCAAAGATCCATAGAGCTAGAAGGAAATTAAAAGAACGCATGGCTGTAGAGTTGAGTGCATAA